One genomic region from Saprospiraceae bacterium encodes:
- a CDS encoding aminotransferase class V-fold PLP-dependent enzyme — protein MNKREFIKSISKAGLMSGTFMSTLDKLMASNELRSANDLSTDEDFWAKVREGYRLKPDYINLENGYYCIMPQEIMDRHIQREREVNFQGSWYMRNHRLKDNIEIRKKLAQVVGAKTEEVILTRNATESLDTIIAAYDWRPGDEAVMAIQDYGSMLDMFRLQARRYGLVNKKVDVPLHPKDDEEIVSLYEKAITPNTRLLMVSHMINITGQILPIQKICAMAHTHGVDVLVDGAHCVGHFEYSISSLDCDYYASSLHKWLSTPLGAGLLYVRQDKINNLWQMFGDTGYKDDDIRKLNHTGTPPVHTHLAVMDAIDYYNLIGPARKEARMRYLQQYWTTQVRDLPHIDLNTPEDPSRSCGIANVGVKGMKPADLAKTLLEKYKIFTVAIDGANVHGCRISPNIYTTTAELDTFIAALKEMST, from the coding sequence ATGAATAAAAGGGAATTTATAAAAAGCATAAGTAAAGCAGGATTGATGTCCGGTACTTTTATGTCGACCCTCGACAAGTTAATGGCTTCCAACGAACTGCGAAGTGCCAATGACTTGTCTACCGACGAAGATTTTTGGGCTAAAGTGCGTGAAGGATATCGTCTGAAACCTGACTACATCAATCTTGAAAACGGATACTACTGCATCATGCCGCAGGAGATCATGGATCGGCATATCCAAAGGGAGAGAGAGGTCAACTTCCAGGGATCATGGTATATGCGAAACCACCGTTTAAAAGACAATATAGAAATCAGAAAAAAACTTGCCCAGGTTGTCGGTGCCAAAACTGAAGAAGTCATCCTCACCCGCAATGCAACCGAATCACTCGATACCATTATCGCAGCATATGATTGGCGACCAGGTGATGAAGCTGTAATGGCTATACAAGACTATGGCTCTATGCTGGACATGTTCCGATTGCAGGCTCGCCGATATGGGCTGGTCAATAAAAAAGTTGATGTGCCATTGCATCCCAAAGATGATGAGGAGATCGTGTCCTTATATGAAAAAGCAATCACGCCCAATACCAGGCTGCTTATGGTCAGTCATATGATCAATATCACCGGCCAAATACTGCCTATCCAGAAGATCTGTGCGATGGCCCATACACACGGAGTCGATGTACTCGTAGACGGAGCTCATTGTGTAGGCCATTTTGAATACAGCATCTCTTCATTAGATTGTGATTATTATGCAAGCAGCTTGCATAAATGGCTCAGTACCCCTTTGGGTGCAGGATTATTGTATGTACGACAAGATAAAATCAATAATTTGTGGCAAATGTTTGGTGACACCGGCTATAAGGATGATGATATACGCAAGTTAAACCATACCGGCACACCTCCTGTACATACTCACCTGGCAGTAATGGATGCTATCGATTATTATAATTTGATAGGTCCTGCGAGGAAGGAAGCAAGGATGAGATATCTGCAGCAATACTGGACAACTCAAGTGCGCGATTTGCCCCATATCGATCTGAATACACCTGAAGACCCATCCAGATCCTGTGGCATAGCCAATGTTGGTGTTAAAGGCATGAAGCCGGCTGATCTGGCGAAAACATTGCTGGAAAAATATAAAATCTTTACTGTGGCGATCGATGGTGCCAATGTACATGGTTGCAGGATATCCCCCAATATCTATACCACCACAGCAGAACTTGATACCTTTATAGCTGCGCTGAAAGAAATGAGTACGTAA
- a CDS encoding SOS response-associated peptidase, translating into MCGRSSLTKTEKELEERFQASFYSEDLERYNPLPNFNVAPTHVMPVIANNDPQHFRPMRWGLIPFWAKDQKVGYKMINARIETVEEKSFKQALERRRCIVPVDGFYEWKTIGKKKKPYRIVVEHGKLFAIAGLWEKWKSPQGEVIESFTLITQPANKMMSAIHDRMPAILLPGQEKLWIDPTLSVKEALLLIIPYPDDEMSAYPVSERVGKVSENDASLIEEVKVGDQSEQIDLFSGS; encoded by the coding sequence ATGTGTGGAAGATCTTCACTGACTAAAACCGAGAAAGAGCTGGAAGAGCGCTTCCAGGCTAGTTTTTATTCTGAAGACCTGGAGCGATACAATCCATTGCCCAATTTTAATGTTGCGCCTACGCATGTAATGCCGGTGATAGCCAACAATGATCCGCAACACTTCCGACCGATGCGTTGGGGTCTCATCCCTTTCTGGGCAAAAGATCAAAAAGTAGGCTATAAAATGATCAATGCCCGTATCGAAACAGTAGAAGAAAAATCTTTTAAGCAAGCTTTGGAAAGACGAAGGTGTATCGTGCCTGTAGATGGTTTTTATGAATGGAAAACGATCGGTAAAAAGAAAAAACCCTATCGCATAGTGGTAGAGCATGGCAAACTATTTGCCATAGCGGGACTTTGGGAAAAATGGAAATCTCCGCAGGGTGAAGTCATTGAATCATTTACCCTCATCACCCAGCCTGCTAATAAAATGATGTCGGCCATCCATGATCGCATGCCCGCCATCTTATTGCCCGGACAGGAAAAACTATGGATCGATCCAACTCTCTCCGTCAAAGAAGCATTGCTATTGATCATCCCATATCCTGATGACGAAATGTCTGCATATCCTGTGAGTGAAAGAGTCGGTAAAGTGAGTGAAAATGACGCGTCATTGATAGAAGAAGTAAAAGTCGGAGACCAAAGTGAACAAATAGATTTATTCAGTGGAAGCTGA
- the glgB gene encoding 1,4-alpha-glucan branching protein GlgB: MPNHVKPYSRFTDFDISLFKSGKHFRLYEHFGSHIVEHDGEMGVYFAVYAPAAKVVTVIGDFNFWAGDQHILQVRWDASGIWEGFVPGLKQGDKYKYRIFSNHDGVVTEKADPYARYCEHPPYTASLVWPIDYTWSDGHWMETRKEKQKLSQPMSVYEVHLGSWRRPWHEDRPFSYQEHIDQLVPYVKEMGFTHVELMPVMEHPYTPSWGYQITGFYAPTSRFGTPQDFKRLIDAFHAEGIGVILDWVPSHFPEDAHGLGKFDGTAVYEHPDLRKGYHQDWKSLIFNYERNEVRSFLISSAIFWLHQYHIDGLRVDAVASMLYLDYSREAGGWEPNIYGGNENLAAISFLKDFNEAVYVAFPDVQTIAEESTSFARVSRPVFMGGLGFGLKWMMGWMNDTLRYFKTDPFFRRYHQNTLTFSMMYAFTENFTLPLSHDEVVHGKASLINKMPGDYWQQFANLRTLFSYMFTHPGSKLLFMGGEIAQFHEWKFDSSLDWNLLSEFSHLGVQNVVKALNHLYQSEKALHEHQYQSEGFEWLDCNDVDSSVISYIRKSSDPQDFLMIICNFTPVPRHGYQLGCPPCDSYTEIFNSDDSKYWGSGIVNSQPIPVIEVPKHFRTHSLEVELPPLGVSVLKPNFPVKPKKKKNVAT; this comes from the coding sequence ATGCCAAACCATGTAAAACCATATTCGCGATTTACAGACTTCGATATCAGTTTGTTTAAATCCGGCAAACACTTCAGATTGTATGAGCACTTTGGATCTCATATCGTTGAGCATGATGGGGAAATGGGAGTGTATTTTGCGGTCTACGCACCAGCTGCCAAGGTGGTGACTGTGATAGGCGACTTCAATTTTTGGGCAGGAGACCAACATATACTCCAGGTGAGGTGGGATGCCTCGGGCATCTGGGAAGGATTTGTACCCGGCCTCAAGCAAGGTGATAAATATAAGTATAGGATCTTTTCCAACCATGACGGCGTGGTCACTGAAAAAGCAGATCCATATGCCCGCTATTGTGAGCATCCTCCATACACAGCATCATTGGTGTGGCCTATTGACTACACCTGGTCCGATGGACATTGGATGGAGACCAGGAAAGAAAAACAAAAACTTTCTCAACCCATGTCAGTCTACGAAGTACACCTGGGCAGCTGGCGAAGACCGTGGCATGAAGACCGACCGTTTAGCTACCAGGAGCATATAGACCAGTTAGTACCCTATGTCAAAGAGATGGGATTTACACATGTCGAGCTGATGCCGGTGATGGAACACCCCTACACTCCCAGCTGGGGATATCAGATCACCGGGTTTTATGCTCCTACGAGTCGATTTGGCACCCCGCAGGATTTTAAACGATTGATCGATGCGTTTCATGCTGAAGGAATAGGAGTAATCCTCGATTGGGTACCTTCGCACTTTCCTGAAGATGCCCACGGCCTGGGCAAATTTGATGGCACTGCGGTCTATGAGCATCCTGATCTTCGCAAAGGATACCACCAGGATTGGAAAAGTTTGATATTTAACTATGAGCGCAACGAAGTGAGGTCTTTTTTGATCTCCAGTGCAATATTTTGGTTGCATCAATATCATATCGATGGTCTACGGGTAGACGCTGTAGCCTCCATGTTATACCTGGATTATTCCAGAGAAGCTGGCGGCTGGGAACCCAATATCTACGGTGGCAATGAGAATCTGGCTGCTATCTCCTTTCTCAAAGATTTTAACGAAGCAGTATATGTTGCTTTTCCTGATGTGCAGACTATTGCGGAGGAATCTACTTCTTTTGCGAGGGTGTCCAGGCCGGTATTTATGGGAGGACTCGGCTTTGGGCTCAAGTGGATGATGGGATGGATGAACGACACCTTGCGGTATTTCAAGACTGATCCTTTCTTTAGGCGTTATCATCAGAACACCCTCACCTTTAGTATGATGTATGCCTTCACCGAAAATTTTACCTTGCCATTGTCTCATGATGAGGTCGTACACGGCAAAGCTTCACTGATCAATAAAATGCCCGGTGACTATTGGCAGCAGTTTGCCAACCTCCGGACCTTGTTTTCTTATATGTTTACTCATCCCGGATCCAAACTACTCTTTATGGGCGGCGAAATAGCTCAGTTTCATGAATGGAAGTTTGACAGCAGCCTTGACTGGAATTTATTGAGTGAGTTTTCACATCTGGGTGTTCAAAATGTAGTGAAGGCACTCAATCACCTCTATCAGTCAGAAAAAGCCTTACACGAACATCAATATCAAAGTGAAGGTTTTGAATGGTTGGATTGCAATGATGTAGATTCTTCCGTCATCTCCTATATCAGAAAATCCAGCGATCCACAAGATTTCTTAATGATCATCTGCAATTTTACTCCCGTGCCAAGGCATGGATATCAATTAGGCTGCCCTCCCTGTGATAGTTATACTGAAATATTTAATTCCGATGACAGCAAATATTGGGGCAGTGGTATCGTCAATAGCCAGCCTATCCCCGTAATCGAAGTGCCAAAACATTTCAGGACACATTCCTTAGAGGTAGAACTCCCTCCTCTGGGTGTAAGTGTGCTAAAGCCTAATTTTCCAGTCAAACCAAAGAAGAAGAAAAATGTCGCAACTTAA
- a CDS encoding polyprenyl synthetase family protein, whose amino-acid sequence MLSLPELGQLFESYRRAHAFKGTVAELYAPAQYLMDLGGKRIRPLSTLVAHQLYHDEVDLALPAALAMEVFHNFSLMHDDIMDESPLRRDHPTVHMQYDLNAAILSGDWMLIHSYELLAGYDASKALPMIKLLNKTGAEVCEGQQRDINFESTMNVSEAAYIQMIQDKTAVLLGASLQMGGYTAGAPASDLDALYLTGINAGISFQLMDDYLDAFSPTSGKIKGGDVLQNKKTILFIHCLQEANETDRNQLLNWYQIQTPSDEKISGVLHLFEKYQVPSFVKNMVQSYGQKSMKALDSISVAQSRKTNLETLLTELLNRNK is encoded by the coding sequence ATGCTTTCATTACCAGAACTGGGCCAACTGTTTGAATCTTATCGAAGAGCACATGCTTTTAAGGGTACGGTAGCAGAGCTTTATGCCCCGGCACAATACCTGATGGATCTTGGTGGAAAGCGGATAAGGCCTCTGAGTACCCTGGTGGCGCATCAACTTTATCACGACGAAGTAGACCTGGCCTTGCCGGCGGCCTTAGCGATGGAGGTTTTTCACAATTTTTCGCTCATGCATGACGATATCATGGACGAATCTCCCCTGCGCCGCGATCATCCTACCGTCCATATGCAGTATGATCTTAATGCTGCGATCCTCTCCGGTGATTGGATGCTGATCCATTCTTATGAACTCCTGGCCGGATATGATGCCTCTAAAGCATTACCAATGATCAAATTGCTCAACAAAACCGGAGCAGAAGTGTGTGAGGGTCAGCAGCGGGATATCAATTTTGAATCGACAATGAACGTGAGCGAAGCCGCATATATCCAGATGATCCAGGATAAGACAGCCGTGCTGCTGGGAGCATCTTTGCAGATGGGAGGATATACAGCAGGTGCGCCTGCCAGTGATCTGGATGCCTTATATCTGACGGGTATCAACGCCGGGATCTCATTCCAATTGATGGATGACTATCTGGATGCTTTCAGTCCTACAAGTGGCAAAATAAAAGGTGGAGATGTGCTGCAAAATAAAAAGACCATTTTGTTTATTCACTGCCTGCAAGAAGCGAACGAAACTGACCGCAATCAACTATTAAACTGGTATCAAATACAGACACCTTCTGACGAAAAAATATCGGGCGTATTACATTTGTTTGAAAAATACCAGGTGCCTTCATTTGTCAAAAACATGGTTCAGTCTTATGGCCAAAAATCAATGAAAGCACTCGACTCGATCTCAGTCGCTCAAAGTCGAAAAACAAATCTCGAAACTTTATTGACAGAATTATTGAATAGAAATAAATAA
- a CDS encoding ROK family protein — protein MSQLKWGIDLGGTKIEGAVLRIKNDQPDFIIRQRVSTESQYGYDHIIDRIADLVEDLKKETGESPTQLGIGTPGSYDPITFIHKNSNTTCLNHRTFKSDLQKKLGIPLFMANDANCFAIAEATLGSVPMQIPGARVVFGIIMGTGVGGGLVVNGQVIHGRHGIGGEFGHIRTEDNDIVCYCGHTGCNENVMSGPALENYYFQTSGLKKSMKEIVQAWRSGHDVHALATRDRMLHNFGLACSYIVNLIDPDAIVIGGGVGQIDELYEYGQAEILNHMFNDRCDTPLLKPALGDSAGVVGAAMLGGGG, from the coding sequence ATGTCGCAACTTAAATGGGGAATAGACCTGGGCGGCACCAAAATAGAAGGTGCTGTCCTGCGTATAAAAAATGATCAGCCAGATTTTATCATCCGACAAAGAGTGTCTACAGAGAGCCAATATGGGTATGATCATATCATCGATCGCATCGCAGACCTGGTAGAAGATCTTAAAAAAGAAACCGGAGAGTCTCCCACCCAGTTGGGCATTGGCACTCCTGGCAGTTATGATCCGATCACCTTCATTCACAAAAACTCTAATACGACCTGTCTCAATCACCGGACCTTTAAGTCTGACCTTCAAAAAAAACTAGGTATACCACTCTTTATGGCTAATGATGCCAATTGTTTTGCGATCGCAGAAGCTACGCTGGGCTCGGTGCCGATGCAGATCCCGGGTGCCAGGGTAGTCTTTGGCATCATCATGGGTACCGGAGTCGGTGGAGGATTGGTGGTCAATGGCCAGGTGATCCATGGGCGTCATGGTATAGGAGGAGAGTTTGGCCATATCCGTACTGAGGACAATGACATTGTCTGTTATTGCGGCCATACAGGTTGCAACGAAAATGTGATGTCAGGTCCAGCCCTTGAAAATTATTATTTCCAAACATCGGGTCTTAAAAAATCGATGAAGGAGATCGTGCAAGCCTGGCGCTCCGGTCATGATGTACATGCCCTCGCTACGCGTGATCGCATGCTGCACAATTTTGGCCTGGCATGTTCTTATATTGTCAACCTCATAGACCCTGATGCCATCGTGATAGGAGGAGGCGTAGGCCAAATCGATGAACTCTATGAATATGGGCAAGCCGAGATTTTAAATCATATGTTCAATGATAGATGTGATACTCCGTTACTCAAGCCGGCGCTGGGAGATAGTGCCGGTGTGGTGGGTGCTGCGATGTTGGGTGGAGGAGGGTAG